GCACCTACACAGGgctgctggcacagggctgTGTTAATCCACACACAGAGGGAGAGTAAAACCAAACTGAAGAGCACCGTCGGCACAAACACTGTGTTTCCAGGGGTGCACTTTTCAGCTCTGCATACTGGTAAGGGCCCAGCAATTGTGCCCTGGAGATTCCTACTGGCCAGCAGCAGGACTGCTCTGGAGCACATGCAACGGTCAGGTTTTCCTGCATGTGCAGCATTTTCAGCCTCAGCTGGAAGCTCTTTCACCACTGCCTTGCCATGCATCAGTGATAAAATACTAAGCTTGGTCCCACTAAGCCTGGGTGTCTGGGTGATGTTGCAACAGCAGCATGAGAAATGTAGCTCTGACTACCTATGTTTGGTGGTGTCAGTCATCACACAGTATGTTCTTCTCCCCATCTGACTTGAATTTTGAAGGTACAAATTGAGCAATGTTACCTTTAATATAGTACCAAATTGGCAAAGATGGGGACCAGTGATTATTACCAGTTTTGCAATAAATGGAGCAGAGACTGACGTAGGATATGCATGGCTAAGGGCAAGTCTTGTTCAGTTTACTGTCTGTAAAAGAAGGCTACACTGCCTGGACCAGCAAGGGAGGTGGAATTACACAGTTATTCTCTAGTTGCCTTGGCCATTGAAGTCAGAGGATATCTTTACAAGTACTGTCACAAATAGGAGGTTATAGGTATTTTTCTGGCTGTATAAAGAAGCAAAAGGTCTCtcaaaaattaaacataaaagaGAATTCAATGGGAAATCTGAAATTACGTTTTGTTGCTATATGAAAGTATTTATTGAAACATAAATGTCCAAGTTTGCTGAAAACCAGACAACTCATTCTCACACTAAAGGAGATTAATCTTCACTTGCAGCATTAGAAATATATTCATCCTAAAGCATCTACCTGTCTAAAAGGGCAGGGCCTCAAGTGGGTGAGAAAAATGTTGGAACGGAAGAAATGCCAACTCCTGAGACCAGACTGCAAGGTTGTGGGGGTGCATCTGTCCATTTCACTGCAGACTCTctttcaggagctgctggctcagGGAACACCATGTCCGTGTCTGGAGACAGCATCAAGTACAGAACTCATATTCTTTCCTCTGTACACCACCCAAATGGTCCTAGAAAAGAGGCTCCAGCTCCAGCGCCTCCTTGGGGTTGAACACCAAGCAGccagtaacatttttctttccattattgctgtgcaaaataaataaaacaaacaaaaagtgttCTAGAAGGAAACCTGAAAAAGTGCAGTGAGAAGCCAGTGAAGCCAGGAAATGGAAATGGATGGCTGGACACTCTGGGAATGTTACAGGCAGCTCTGGTTCTGTAAGATTTGCtgggctgctgctttgctggccTGGGAGATACATTAGAAGATGATATTTAGAAATCATAAATAATCTCATATTGTAGCTGTAAGCATTCTGGGAAATATGGATGAGAGTGGTGGAGAACTGAATCAAAGAACCCCCCAGTAGTACAATTGTGGCAACAGCTGAAGAGagcaaaaaccccacagataTTATGGATGGATGAACCTAGAGAATTTTTTAGGTTTGGATTCAAGCTCAGTTGAAACTGTAAGCTCCATTCTTGCCTTATGGGTGCAACTCATGGATGCTCTCTGTTGTAGAACTGTTGGActtggaaagggaaaatagcaTTAGCACTGGGCATCTAGTCCACAGCCCACCCAGGACTGCTCCTGCAGGACTTGCCTTTGCTTTAGAGCTGTGACTCTCTTCCACAGCTAAATTAAGTTTGTCAAGCTACTAGATTTGCTATTCTACTTGTATTtcacttttcttgttttatctTCTCTTCACAGCTTTTTGTACATGATAAGCAAATAGTTGGTGAAACTCAGTGTCAAAGGGTGTCAAACTGCCCTGAACATATATTGATATGATACTGAACATGGCTGTGGCTGCATTTCATACATATTGATCATTGATGCCAATACAATGAGTCTACCAACTTAGATCTGAAAGAGATGGACATTGGCAGATCCCTTCACATCAGGTATTACCGCACTCTTATACACTCACAGGATGAATAATGACCTGGATATTAAAAAGGAGAAGGCAAAGAACTAAAGTTGTTGAACCTGCACTTCATCTTCTggctttctttttgctgctgataATGCGTTGGCTTTTGGACATGTTTCAGGAATAACAGGTATTGAGCTTTCACCTTGGAATCTTGGTTAATTACCCACTCTAAATCTTGGGTGACACTGCTGCAAATGGTCTTCTCCTTCCTCATTTTGTGGAGCTTGCTAGTAAAGCTTGACTTCTTGGGATTACAGTAGAGAAATGGCACATACACTGTGCTGTAGTCTGGCTGCCATTCTCCAGTTACTGGATTGCAGGTTTTCTGCTGTTGAGTCATTCATGCTATGATTTTGGTGAGAGTAACACATTCCTCAGTGTTTACCAGTTTCGCTGCTGTTGATCATGTCCTTGGCTATCAGCACAAGCCATTCTTTTAATCCTTGCTCACATGTTCCTCTAGCGCTTTTACACACACATACTTCTTTTTAACTAATCTTAATATTTCTGTATAATATGTCTGCATAGCAACATAACATAAACCGTGTGCTGGCCCTGGTTTGCACGGATGGTAAGCTGTACTTCAGTTTATGCTGGGTTAATTGCACTGCAACATGTTCCAGCTTTACTGGGAGGGATGGATGCAGGTAATTATATCATGTCTGCAATCACTGGACTACATTATCTATTTAATATAACAAACCAACTGCAGTTTTCCTTCAGGCCTGTTCCGGGTCCGGTTACACCAGCTTAAGATGCAACTGTATTACTGTGCCATTACATGACTGGACATTAAGGGAAATGTTATAAACCACCTTAGGCAGGAGAGGAATGTGGGGCCATGTCATGCCTCCTGCCACCACCTGATTCTTACAAAGGAAACAGTGTTAGAGCGGTGGGTGCTGCAGCATGCCCCTAGGGCTGTCATCTGTGTAGACTGGAGGGAAAATCCCTTCTCAGGCACACACACCTTCACTGAGAATGGCTATAGGCAGCCTGTCTTTTTGGCTGAATGAGCACCACTCTCCCCATAATCCAGAGAAGGGCTGATGCTCCCTGCTTACAGCCCCGCTTGGGTCAGCTCTGCATCTCTGAAGTACTGCTGCACACAGTCAGCTGGAAAACAGTCCCCTGAGTTGTATATGGTGCTAGATGCTCAAGAGGAGACATGAACAAACAGTGCCTAGGACTGCTTATGAAAGCATCCGAAAGCAGCCCTATAGCAGCGGAGAAATACATTATCTAGCTAAAAGTCAGAGCTTCCAAAATGCTCCACAAATTTAGAACGTTACTGGAATAAGAACAGTCTCTTCAACCAGTGTAAAATTATACAGGCTTCTAATCCTTCTCCCACACAGCATGCAATGAGTTCCACATTGagtcagaaaaagagaaggtcAGTGCTCCAGAGATAGACTCTGCTGTTGATCATAGGATCATGCTGTTGATCAAAGATACCTCTGTTCACACCTAGGTCCACTTCAAATTCAGTGCTCTGCTTGTGTTTCTGGGGGAGCATCAAGGGCCTTTTAGCAAGATTTCTGCTCAGGGGAGCGTTATCCTGGGAGGATTTCACCTGTACACCTAACAGAACACTAAGTAAACCATTTTAATGTGCTTTAGCTGGCTATTTTTGATGCTGCCCTCCAAACACTGCTGGACTTTTGCTTTGCACAGTGACAACCAAGGAACAAGTTTACTACTTTTTCCCATTCCACTCTTAGCTTGTTTTTAATCCTCATAGACAGCGTAACTTTCACACCAAGTCACATTTGTGTACTTAAAACTTCACATCTTGGGACAGGGAAGCCTCTCTCAGGCtggttttcctgttctttttcagtcttGATGTTGAATATTCTGATCCTGAATCAACAAAACACTTAAGCATATGCTAAGATGAAGGAATGACTACCCATCTAACTAAGCTTTCTCATTTTATGTATGTGCCACATAAGAGCTAAATAAATATGCCTATAAATATGGTCAACCAGTGCTCACCCTAAGGTAAATAAGTTTCATACTAGAGGCAATTGGGTGGACTAAGGGCTTAGTTAGATCAGGGACAGTGTGCTCAACACCTCGAAAGATCACACTGCGGAAGAGCCTAGGTGACAATTTCGAAGCTTTTTCCCATGGATTCCTGCTAAAATGCATGGAAACTGGGATTCCAGCTCTTCACACTAATGTTGAAGGTCGTGCTCTACATCTGTGTTTTGCGATCTTCAGTGACTGTTTCCTGTGATAATTTTTGacaaaattcattttcttgttCTAATCAAGATaagaaacatgtattttgaTACTGAGAATTAGTTTGATTTTGTTGAATCTCATTCTATTCTTATCTGAGATACAGGCTCACTAACCAAGAATTAAACAGAATATAGAAGAAAGAGAAACCTAATGCAAAAAAACACCAGAAGGAAACACTGGCTCACACATCACACTACCAACCTGTAGAAATCATTGCCATAGGATGGAGTCAAACCCAACAGCACAAGAAACATCAAAACACAGACAGGTTATTTCTAAAGACTCTGGAAGGACATAACAAAGGCTATAAAACTCCCTATTTCAGGGTTAAAAACAGAGGTAAACAGAAGACAACATGGGGAGGGACAGATTCTCTCTCACCCATAGTCACCCAACCCTTTTTGGCAGGATCCATGGATAGACACAGTAAAACCCAGAATACAGTCGTACAGACTAAGCACAGAACTGGAAAGTTGTAAACTCTGCAGCCATAACTTACATCCAGTTTTGAAGGAGCTTCAGCTTCCCCACTACTTTCATTATTAATGTCTCAATCTCATATTAGAAATGTAATGTAGTGCAAATGAAAAACTGACATAACATACCCCAAAATGACATTTAAAGAATGAGAAACACATTATACCGTTACTTGCAAGTATGATTTTCTACATTGACTGTGAAAAACTGTCCTGAAGACCTTTTTATTAGGTTTCAACAATCAAAATAACAACTCTGGCTGTGCATAAGACACCCTTTCCATGAAGAGAGGCACTTTACAAATCCCAAGCACTCAATTCTTGAAGTTTCTTGAGAAGGCAGAAGTTTTATTTGCATTGCAATATTGCCTAGATTTCACAAGTCAGCACAGTGTCTTCATTTCCTCTGTTGTGCAAACATGTGGGACAGTGCTTGGAAATGTCTGTCTCCAGAAGATCGCCAAGGATGTCTCATAgacagagaaaaacacagaggGAACAATTGCAAAGATTTATTTAGCGCATTCTGTGCTTGGCACTTAGAAACAGAGTTCCGTGCATAGGGCAAATCTTTATACACCTTTTACTTCATACATATTTTACATACCATTTTTATTGCCCTCTTTTATATTCATAATATTGAATCCCCCACTAGgcatataaatacatttatctaCAACACCTCACAACAAATCTCAATAAtatctgttttctgttactTGGTATTTGCATTTTCACACAACTTAAATGCGTAACTTGCACCAAGCTAcaattgttttcttatttttaaaggacttgaagaaaaaaaaaacagaaaagaaagatgtcaAAAGGCAACGATCTATTTGGTTAAACAGAGATCATGTGGCAGGTGGGAGGTTGGCAAATAGTCAACCTCACTGTTACTGAAATACTAATGGTTTTCTATGGCAAATCTTGCATGCAAGGCCAGCTGCACTTCCAAAGAGCAGAGCTCTCTTTCTCATTGCTCTTCCCTATGAGCTCAGTCTGTAGAGTTTCCTCCCATTGGGTTGAGTGCTATGGGTCACACATTCCCCACAAAGGCTGtcatctgtttggttttggtgcatCACTTTGGGTCACGTCAACAGGAGCTGAGCTCCTCTCTCCCCCATGCATCTTTCTGAAGAGCAGTCCCTGCTTATGTCTGAGCCTCACTTGAGAGttaaaccttttctttctcttctctctctcccatGTCCATCTGCAGGCTGGGTGCTGGTAAGCCTGACCATCACAAAGAAACTGTCAGTCCATGGTGAAAATGCAGAAACCTCTTTGGGAAATGAAgatccagcccagcagcaccgTTCCTGTGCTACAGTGGCAGAAGGACCCAAGGGCCACTGTTCACTTCAGGAATGGGCTGAGTCATTCCAGCAGTGAGGAACGGTCACAGAAAGGGGAGGTCTTTAAAGCCATGGGCAGTGCAGCTTCAGAAGATGAAGCCTTGGGAAGACTGCCTTTCTTCAACACCTGGAGGAGACAGCACAGGGGCATGGCTCCCTTGATGCTGAGAGCTCACACTAGCTGAGAGTTAATGCATAAACTGTATACTCAGATGCTTCTCTCCAGCTTCTCATTAAAGTCATGCCCTTCTCTCTGCAATGTCCAAAAAGAGCAGACACTTCATGCCAGGTCCGGAGGCCCTGGACTACAACAAGGTGTGATGGCTGTCAGTCGAGGCTTTCCACAGGGTTCTGTGGCACATACCTAGATGGCTTATATTCTTATTTATCATTACAATACTAGTTCTACTACAAGTTTGAAGGCAAAAATGTACTGGGATGGGTTTATCCCTGGGAACAATGAAGGTCCAGCTGCCTTCAATGCCAAGGACAGGCATGGCTTGTTAGACCATGTGCACAGACATCTGTGAGGAGGAGCCCTGGACCGCACCATACTGTCTGTTGTCACAGGCGTTGGCTGCCTGCTGGTTGCTAGAGGGAGGGCTGATCATGTGCATCCCGTGATCCATCCCTGTGGAAAGGTATTGCCTCTCTCCAAAGGCCCCGCTGGATGGGGAAGAGCAGAGTAAAGTGCTTTGGGAGGTGGTGAGTTTCTCTGGGCTCGCCGCCAGCCTGGGGGAAGCAGGGAAATTGTATCCATAGAGGTTGTAAGGGTTGTGCAGGGAGAAGGCGTTGTAGGAGCTCTGCTGCATGTGGCCACCACCAAACATGTGTGAAGAGGAGGAAGTGGAGGCAGGGTTGCCTGCTTGCATGACATACTGGAACTGGGAGCTAGGGAAGGATCCTAGCTGGCCACTGTATGCTTCCATCTTGCTGttgctgggcagggaggaaggagctggCATTCCTGAGATCAAGGATGGAGTCCTCTGAGGCATGAAGGTTTCGGAGGGCTGCGAGGCAGAAGCGGTGCCGCTCTGGAGCCGGTTGTAGCCGCTGTCACTCAGCCCTGGGTAGCTCTGCAAGGCAGCCATGTTGCTTCTGGCACACGGAGGATAATCAGACAGGTTGAGGTTGCAAAGCTGACTCTCCCGGCAGCCCACGTTGAAAGTGTTGGGGGCCAGATGAAAGGCTGGAGGGGAGCAGGATGGAGAGAGAAGGTGAGAGGAAGCAGATGGTGATGGAGTGCCCGTGCTGGAGGTTGTCGGGGAGGTGCCTGTGCTGcctcctgcaaaacaaaacacatgggAGGGTGTTCAGACCCCGGGATCACATCTGCACAATGGGACTCTCATTAAAAACCAGCCTAGTTTAATAAAGAAACAGGGGTGGTAAAATGGCCGCTGGAAAACTCTGCCTTTCTTGGCAAGGGCACTCACTTTATTAATAGCATCCCTTggtctttcctgctgcttttttgttatgactttgtttttcagcagaggttttcttcccttttgaaaTAGGAGAGGGAAGCAAGCCTGACACGGAGTAATGCAAGGCAGTGGGAAAAGCCGTAAGGAAGCTCTGCACTCAGTCAAGCAATCTGCCATTTTTAGGCATGTTTATCCTTCCTTTTTTGGGGGTGTCATGGGGGTGGGAATCCTTTCCCCTGTCTCCTGGTCTCCAGGAAGACCACCAACCAGTGAGGTGTATGGCCCCACTGCGAACATGCTTCATCACCCACACAGGGGGCTTTCAGGCCAAAAGTATGTTGGAGTTCTGCACTGTTCAACAGCCTTTTCAGGTGGCTCATGGTACAGCAGTACTGATTTAAGCCAGAAGTAACACCAAAATGGGGGGACACAGGTTTAATCTATAGCCTATTCTatggagcagagaaaggggATGTGCCAGGGTTTTCAGTCATGTGCTTCATCTTTAAAGGGGATTCCATCTGCTGCATTAGTGGCGTTAACAGAACATTGATATACATGCATGTAGGTGGTATCAATGTATTATACAATATTTATGCAATGAATGATAGAAGTTATGATCTTGCACAGGAGAGGTGTTCATGTATTCTGACCTGGGAAAACAATACTGCATAATACTACCAAGAACAGTAAcaaactgaaaggaaaggaagtgaTGTGAAGAAGCTGATGGCACAATTTTGAGCTTAAGAAGAGATTATTTATAGACAAGATTTGGAATTAGAAGAAGCTTCCTGAATCAACCAGGAAAATCAGTTCTGAGCTTAAGTGAATGCAGTTTTCTGGTGtgaaagatttctgttttcatgggAATGATTCTCTTTGCATGAGAAGCCATTTCTGCATTAGGGCAGCTAACATTGAAGACTCTTGTAAAAGGAGCAAGGAGGTGCTGGTGAAGAGATTTGATGAGGGGTTAAGGAAAACCAGAGGAACTAGAGAGACAACTTGTAAGGCAGCATTTTGGGAAAGCTGGAAGATGACAGTTGAGAGGCAAAGGAACTAGAAATGAGGGTGTTAGACTGGGCAGCTGAAATTTAACCTAGGCAGAGATTGCACATAAAGGGCCAGTTTTCCCTTGTGTCcctttgtgggaaaaaaaatagcagggTTTTGATACCAGTCTAGGTCTGCTGCAGTACGGGAGGAACtgagtgctgtgctgcttggtGAAAAGAAAATAGGTGATGCTAATGGTTAAGAAATGCACTAGAGAGACAGGTTCTGTGTCAATATACAGTGGTAAGAATGTAAGTAAGATTATATCTCTTTCTAACACATGAAGATTAAATAGAATGGGATGTTAGAGTGAAAAAAGTAACCTTGAGACATTAATaatctttgggattttttaattaaattgaaaCAAGAgtcaataaaaaagaaacccagccTTGGGTGAGCACAGCCTGGAGTAGCTGCCAGCGACCCAGGGAGCATCAAGAAAACGCATGTTTCTGTGTTGCTAAGTCAAAGCAGTCATTTCCAATATCAGCCATGAGTAGGAATGCTTGTTGCCGAGCCACTGACTCCTTTTGCATTCATTCAGAAGCATAAATGAGGAACATTGCATCAAATCTCCATTAAAATCTATGAGAAAAGCTGAAGTTTCAAATGACATCATGGACTCTCTGTATTCCCTTCTCAACATCACTGAAATGTTCGAAGTTGCTAGTGCCATTTAGCTCCAGAGTTCAAAGACTTTTTGTGTGAAAATCTAatttagctttcattttaaaaggcagatTTCCCTAGTTCTTTTAAAGTCTCTGACAAACAACCTCTGGCTAGCTTTTTTGTGGTAAATTGGTACCTCCTCAAGCCTTTCTCTCCGTCTTTCTATTACAGGCTGTTAATACTGCAGCAGGGTCAGTAGAAGGGAACATCTGCCTCTAGTTTCATTGCAAAGTCTTTTTTAGTTGAAATTGCTGATAAAGGTGAGACTGAACTGAGGTAAATGACTACAGGCACACATTTTCCTGTTAGCCCTGCACTAAAGAGGGTAACTCCAACAAAGAGGGCAGGCAGACAGCTGAGTTCGTATATTGCCACTTAGCTGTCAAAGCCCAAAGTAGAGAGGTCACATAATCACAAAACAAATAGAGCACAAAGTGAGATGTATTAAACACACAGTAATCCCGCACTTGATTCTTTACACCACATATTTCATGAACAAACTTCAGATGGTGACTTACTTGCTGACAGAGCCTGGAGAATAagtaaaaatacatatgtatatatatgagcATTTAATGAtctgtttgaaataaaatacacagaataaaTGATTAACTGCAATGTCTTCATTTCAGTCTTCCTTTACCCCGTAGTTAACCTTTCAAAACTATGCAGAAGCAAAGTATAGACACCAGTTACCTCAAGCATTAGGCTTTAAAAATCTGCTAAGGAGTTATGATCAAGTCATACCCATAACTGTGGCTTTGGATCCAGAGAGTAAAAGAGACCACTGCTTGGCAATTGTGTGAGTTGCTTACTGGTTCCAAACTAAGAACTGCACATTTCAGGTTACTCCCAAAGAGGGACTGAAGTGATTCTGCTCTGAAGTATCCCTATGTGCAGACCAACAGAAAAACCCTGGAGCAACAACTCAGCAAGTAGGAAACGAAAGAAAtgagatgtttttttctttttctccgtAACTTTGAAATAGTGAGGAGGTGAGAGATCTACCAACAGGAGCAAATGACAGACCTGACAACTCTCATTCAAGAATGATGCTTTGCTGCCAATGCCAACCACAAGCACAGGATGCACCACGCTTCTGCTGcaacagagcagagcacagaagTTCCTGATCATTTCCAGAATAAACTTGACACCTTTAAGAGGAACAGGAAACAATACAAAGCAAGGCCCATCTCAGTTCGCTatcttcagaaagcaaatggCTCCACTCTGCTCTGAATGATTATTTCTTATCCATCTTTGCTGGCAGCAGTAAGTATGGGCCAAACACAACCTGGACTTTTGTTGTAAGTTATAACTTGGACTGTAGTTGTTACAAAGTCAGCCAAATACCCCTACAGATGGCAGCAAGCCCAGCAAGTATATCCACACCATACTACAGTCTCTGATACACAGATGTGTATGTCGTTTTAATGGGAGGCATGGATACAAACCCATCTAGTACGTAAGGCTATGTTTAGGTCTGGTTTAAGTCAACTGAAACCACATTTAAGCAAGAGAAAATCAATCCCTCAA
This Lathamus discolor isolate bLatDis1 chromosome 4, bLatDis1.hap1, whole genome shotgun sequence DNA region includes the following protein-coding sequences:
- the TBX15 gene encoding T-box transcription factor TBX15, coding for MEEIQVELQCADLWKRFHDIGTEMIITKAGRRMFPAMRVKITGLDPHQQYYIAMDIVPVDNKRYRYVYHSSKWMVAGNADSPVPPRVYIHPDSLASGDTWMRQVVSFDKLKLTNNELDDQGHIILHSMHKYQPRVHVIRKDFSSDLSPTKPVPSGDGVKTFNFPETVFTTVTAYQNQQITRLKIDRNPFAKGFRDSGRNRTGLEAIMETYAFWRPPVRTLTFEDFTTMQKQQGGSTGTSPTTSSTGTPSPSASSHLLSPSCSPPAFHLAPNTFNVGCRESQLCNLNLSDYPPCARSNMAALQSYPGLSDSGYNRLQSGTASASQPSETFMPQRTPSLISGMPAPSSLPSNSKMEAYSGQLGSFPSSQFQYVMQAGNPASTSSSSHMFGGGHMQQSSYNAFSLHNPYNLYGYNFPASPRLAASPEKLTTSQSTLLCSSPSSGAFGERQYLSTGMDHGMHMISPPSSNQQAANACDNRQYGAVQGSSSQMSVHMV